The following proteins are co-located in the Plasmodium vinckei vinckei genome assembly, chromosome: PVVCY_11 genome:
- a CDS encoding merozoite surface protein 8, putative — protein sequence MNKSSQIIFFLLVSLLCNFSIANCNENGNEDIKNVNNNNKRLNRKERIRRAKASGNPKDKETEILNLYDDVQELLGNDSMNMLDKYYILGIDDFPGETDKNKIIGEYDLKAMKSVLLYKNKISRESLEDLHDVKNVFKRCSNKEDPELSKSYEKIEDKAAKDHTTVGEVLSNYIAAVYTKMNDEFVKNDAFKLNKYTSELEIINYAIVNGPTEMGDKIMNSVNDLNKLIISESLNSIYESVVSGLNINCKIKNDLLTLLNLANGKYFKIELNKEARMIYPKQYSHESAHMKKIQEYFIAKNRVCQTEMCPVNSNCYVIEGVETCRCIPGFVNNEETEEFKCEVDSSASCEKNNGGCDENATCLVLEDKIMCECNNKFNGDGIYCSNAIFYGMNTFIFFLISIVCVYIM from the coding sequence atgaataagagttcacaaataatatttttcttgtTGGTATCATTATTATGCAACTTTTCTATTGCCAACTGTAATGAAAATGGAAATGAGGATATAAAGAATgtcaataataataataaaagattGAATAGGAAAGAAAGAATAAGAAGGGCTAAAGCTAGTGGCAATCCAAAAGATAAGGAAACCGAAATtcttaatttatatgatgaCGTACAAGAACTATTAGGAAATGACAGTATGAATATGCTAgacaaatattatatattaggTATTGATGATTTTCCTGGTGAAacagataaaaataaaataattggaGAATATGATCTTAAAGCTATGAAAagtgtattattatataaaaacaaaatatcaAGAGAGTCTTTAGAAGATTTACATGatgttaaaaatgtatttaaaaGATGCTCTAATAAAGAAGATCCTGAATTAAGCAAGAGTTATGAAAAGATTGAAGATAAAGCAGCTAAAGATCACACAACTGTAGGAGAAGTTTTATCAAATTATATCGCAGCTGTTTACACTAAAATGAATGAtgaatttgtaaaaaatgatgcatttaaattaaataaatatacttcTGAACTTGAAATTATTAACTATGCAATTGTGAATGGACCTACAGAAATGGgagataaaataatgaattcagtaaatgatttaaataaattaattatatctGAATCTCTTAATTCCATATACGAATCAGTTGTTTCAGGATTAAACataaattgtaaaattaaaaatgatttattaaCTTTACTTAATTTAGCAAAtggtaaatattttaaaatagaattaaataaagaagcCAGAATGATATATCCAAAACAATATTCACATGAATCTGCtcatatgaaaaaaatacaagaatattttattgcaAAAAATAGAGTATGTCAAACTGAAATGTGCCCAGTAAACTCAAATTGTTATGTTATTGAAGGTGTAGAAACCTGCAGATGTATTCCAGGATTTGttaataatgaagaaacCGAAGAATTTAAATGTGAAGTTGATTCATCTGCTTCTTGTGAAAAGAACAATGGTGGATGTGATGAAAATGCAACCTGTTTAGTATTagaagataaaataatgtgtGAATGTaataacaaatttaatGGAGATGGTATCTATTGTTCTAATGCCATTTTCTATGGAATGAAtactttcattttctttttaatcTCCATAGTATGTGTATACATAATGTAA